In one window of Prionailurus bengalensis isolate Pbe53 chromosome B3, Fcat_Pben_1.1_paternal_pri, whole genome shotgun sequence DNA:
- the CB3H14orf119 gene encoding uncharacterized protein C14orf119 homolog, translated as MPLESSSSSMPLSFPTPLPSVPDSITNSSPPPMSYITSQEMKCILHWFASWSGPQRERFLQDLVAKAVPGKLQPLLEGLEQLSVSGANRPPCIFECQLRLWDQWFRGWAEQERNEFVRQLEVSEPDFVAKFYQAVAATAGKD; from the coding sequence ATGCCACTGGAATCATCTTCCTCTTCGATGCCACTATCCTTCCCTACTCCCTTACCCTCAGTACCAGACAGTATTACTAACTCTTCCCCACCTCCAATGTCTTACATCACTTCCCAGGAGATGAAGTGTATTCTTCACTGGTTTGCCAGTTGGTCAGGTCCCCAGCGTGAACGTTTCCTACAGGACCTGGTAGCTAAGGCAGTGCCGGGAAAATTACAGCCACTGCTGGAAGGTCTGGAGCAGCTTAGTGTGTCTGGAGCAAACCGACCGCCTTGTATCTTTGAGTGTCAGCTACGTCTTTGGGATCAGTGGTTTCGAGGTTGGGCTGAGCAGGAGCGCAACGAATTTGTCAGGCAGCTGGAGGTCAGTGAGCCAGACTTCGTGGCAAAGTTTTACCAAGCAGTGGCTGCTACAGCTGGTAAAGATTGA